The genomic interval CATCGTCGTCTCGCCGAAGATGAGCGCGGCGAAGCCGATCAGGATGACCCGTTCCGGACGCTGCATGAGCCCGACGTAGCAGGCGATGCCGAGCGCCTCGGCCCGGGCGCGTGTGTAGCTGATCATCAGCGAGCCGGCGAGCGCGAGCACGATCCAGTAGATCATCCCCACGTCGCCCAGTTCGAGACGATAGTCGTTGTACAGGGAGAGGAGCCCCAGGTACACGACGATCTCGGACAGCCGGTCGAGCGTCGAGTCGTAGAAGGCCCCGAACGACGAAGCCAGGCCCGTGCGGCGCGCGACCGTGCCGTCGAACAGGTCGAACACGCCGCCCAGGAGGACGAGGAAGCCGGCCGTGCTCACATGATGCTGATGAAAGAAATAGCCGGAACTGCAGGTGATGACGAAGCCGAGCGTGCTGATGACGTTGGGGTGAACGCGGCGTTTCGTGAGCCACGCCATGGCCGGCTCGAAGATCGCGCGCAGCGCGCGTTCCCCCAGGTCGCGAGCCGCCTTCATGTCGGGAGGATGATCCTGCTTTCCTCGCCCTTCCGGACTCCCTCCCCGATCGCTCGATCCACCCGCTCCATGAGCTTCTCGAAG from Candidatus Palauibacter australiensis carries:
- a CDS encoding CDP-alcohol phosphatidyltransferase family protein, giving the protein MKAARDLGERALRAIFEPAMAWLTKRRVHPNVISTLGFVITCSSGYFFHQHHVSTAGFLVLLGGVFDLFDGTVARRTGLASSFGAFYDSTLDRLSEIVVYLGLLSLYNDYRLELGDVGMIYWIVLALAGSLMISYTRARAEALGIACYVGLMQRPERVILIGFAALIFGETTM